From the genome of Winogradskyella forsetii, one region includes:
- the porM gene encoding type IX secretion system motor protein PorM/GldM has product MAGGKQSARQKMINLMYLVFIAMIAMTMSKEVLSAFGLMNTKFVNANELATSSNTGILNQLESQAEEKPEDFAAANQKAKQISIISDEFYKFLETVKAKDIVKNGGYEREENGELPYEEMDKGDKLDELWFTGDRYTKRGDEIVEAIEKYKADIKAVLPNEGKWQPVIQSFERRFSLDPVVDSEGAKKKWLDYHFQGFPAIASYTKLTAMQNDVKATETNIYNGFLGNLVSDATSLKNYQAIVLADKSAFFAGEKFQGRVVLGKYANVTPTKLVVEGQEIDLSNAIDSTGAARLDFRVGNVGEQKIEGKFTFLEDGKPLDIPIVGNYVVVPRPNSATISADKMNVVYRGVANPMTISFAGVPDNKVSASGAGLSKASGTGKYVMNPGTGREVTINVSATLDDGTKASDQQTFRIKDIPKPTGTIAGQDGIVKLPKRNLEIGTVGAKLEDFVFDLPINVTSFKIKVPGQPTVAVAGTKMNSQAKSAIGRARSGDVVTIFDIEAKIEGNAKYRLKGVSPVAVEVTN; this is encoded by the coding sequence ATGGCAGGAGGAAAACAGTCCGCAAGGCAAAAAATGATTAACTTAATGTATTTGGTATTCATTGCCATGATCGCAATGACCATGTCAAAAGAAGTATTATCTGCATTTGGTTTAATGAACACGAAATTTGTTAATGCAAATGAATTGGCTACATCATCCAATACAGGGATTTTGAATCAATTGGAATCTCAGGCAGAAGAAAAGCCAGAGGATTTTGCAGCGGCAAATCAAAAAGCAAAACAGATCAGTATTATTTCTGATGAATTCTATAAATTTTTAGAAACTGTTAAAGCAAAGGATATCGTTAAAAACGGAGGCTACGAAAGAGAAGAAAATGGAGAATTACCTTATGAGGAAATGGATAAAGGTGATAAACTTGATGAGCTTTGGTTTACAGGAGACCGTTACACTAAAAGAGGTGACGAAATTGTAGAGGCAATAGAGAAATACAAGGCTGATATCAAAGCCGTTTTACCAAATGAGGGTAAATGGCAGCCAGTCATACAAAGTTTCGAAAGACGCTTTAGTTTAGATCCAGTCGTAGATAGTGAAGGTGCTAAAAAGAAATGGTTAGATTATCATTTTCAAGGCTTTCCAGCTATCGCATCTTACACCAAGTTAACGGCAATGCAAAACGATGTTAAAGCAACTGAAACTAATATTTACAATGGTTTCCTTGGAAACCTTGTAAGTGACGCTACATCATTGAAAAACTACCAAGCAATTGTATTAGCTGATAAATCGGCATTTTTTGCAGGTGAAAAATTTCAAGGACGCGTTGTTTTAGGGAAGTATGCTAATGTAACACCTACAAAATTGGTTGTAGAAGGTCAAGAGATTGATTTGTCCAATGCTATAGACTCTACAGGAGCAGCACGTTTAGATTTTAGGGTCGGTAATGTCGGTGAACAAAAAATTGAAGGTAAATTTACATTTCTTGAGGATGGGAAACCATTGGATATTCCTATCGTAGGTAATTACGTGGTGGTTCCAAGACCAAATTCTGCAACAATTTCTGCAGATAAGATGAACGTTGTTTATCGTGGTGTCGCTAACCCAATGACTATATCTTTTGCTGGTGTACCAGATAATAAGGTTAGTGCTAGTGGAGCAGGTTTATCTAAAGCTTCTGGTACTGGGAAATATGTAATGAATCCTGGAACAGGTAGAGAAGTTACTATTAATGTTTCTGCTACTTTAGATGATGGTACAAAAGCAAGTGACCAGCAAACGTTTAGAATTAAAGATATTCCAAAACCTACTGGTACAATTGCAGGTCAAGATGGTATCGTAAAATTACCGAAGCGTAATTTAGAAATCGGAACGGTTGGTGCAAAATTAGAAGATTTCGTATTCGATCTACCAATTAACGTGACATCATTTAAAATAAAAGTACCTGGACAACCTACAGTTGCTGTTGCTGGTACAAAAATGAATAGCCAGGCAAAATCAGCTATTGGTAGAGCTCGTAGTGGAGATGTAGTTACGATATTTGATATTGAAGCTAAAATAGAAGGCAATGCGAAATATCGATTAAAAGGAGTTTCGCCTGTAGCTGTTGAAGTTACAAACTAA
- the porL gene encoding type IX secretion system motor protein PorL/GldL — protein MAQKKLSTMNMVYGLGAAIVIIGALFKIQHWPYGSLILTIGMIVEAIVFTISAFEKQGDDLDWSLVYPELAGGQSIGKKKVEAPKDAEGLLSKKLDNLLKEAKIDGALMASLGDSIKNFEGAAKGISPTVDGIQAQKKYSEEMSLAAAQMESLNSLYKVQVDSANRQAAINEEAVENATKLKEQMQSLASNLSSLNGVYGGMLSAMNKN, from the coding sequence ATGGCACAAAAGAAATTATCAACAATGAATATGGTCTACGGACTTGGAGCTGCAATTGTAATTATTGGAGCGTTATTCAAAATTCAACACTGGCCTTATGGATCCCTTATCCTTACTATCGGTATGATCGTTGAAGCTATTGTATTTACTATATCTGCATTCGAAAAACAAGGCGATGACTTAGACTGGTCATTAGTGTACCCAGAATTAGCTGGAGGTCAATCTATAGGTAAGAAGAAAGTTGAAGCACCTAAAGATGCCGAAGGCTTATTATCTAAGAAATTAGATAACTTATTAAAAGAAGCTAAAATTGATGGCGCCCTTATGGCAAGCCTAGGAGATAGTATCAAGAACTTTGAAGGAGCTGCAAAAGGCATTTCTCCAACAGTTGATGGTATTCAAGCTCAAAAGAAATATAGTGAAGAAATGTCTTTAGCAGCAGCTCAGATGGAATCTTTAAATAGCCTTTACAAGGTGCAAGTGGATAGTGCAAACCGTCAGGCAGCTATTAATGAAGAAGCTGTTGAAAATGCTACTAAATTAAAAGAACAAATGCAATCCTTAGCGTCTAACCTATCATCTTTAAATGGTGTATATGGTGGCATGTTATCTGCAATGAACAAAAACTAA